The proteins below come from a single Dendropsophus ebraccatus isolate aDenEbr1 chromosome 15, aDenEbr1.pat, whole genome shotgun sequence genomic window:
- the TMEM63B gene encoding CSC1-like protein 2 isoform X2 codes for MTPFFLGTLASMGTSATTSCSGAACNNVTTKDYCYSARIRSTVLQGLPFGGVPTVLALDFMCFLALLFVFSILRKVAWDYGRLALVTDADSVASAMHSDSHDRYERLTSVSSSVDFDQRDNGFCSWLTAIFRIKDDEIREKCGADAVHYLSFQRHIIGLLVAVVVLSVGIVLPVNFSGDLLENNAYSFGRTTIANLNSRNNLLWLHTTFAFLYLLLTVYSMRRHTSKMRYKEDDLVKRTLFINGISKYAEPGKIKKHFEEAYPNCTVLEARPCYDVARLMFLDAERKKAERGRLYFTHLHTRENISTFINPKPCGHLCCCVIKGCEQVEAIEYYTKLEQRLKEDYKKEKEKVNEKPLGMAFVTFHNEAVTALILKDFNACKCHGCSCRGEPKYSSCSEALHIQNWTVTYAPDPQNIYWEHLSIRGFVWWIRCLIINVILFLLLFFLTTPAIIITTMDKFNVTKPVEYLNNPIITQFFPTLLLWAFSALLPTIVYYSAFFEAHWTRSGENRTTMHKCYTFLIFMVLLLPSLGLSSLDLFFRWLFDQKFLAEATIRFECVFLPDNGAFFVNYVIASAFIGNAMDLLRIPGLLMYMIRLCLARSAAERKNVKRHQAYEFQFGAAYAWMMCIFTVVMTYSIVCPIIVPFGLMYMLLKHLVDRYNLYYAYLPAKLDKKIHSGAVSQVVAAPILCLFWLLFFSTVRTGFLAPTSMFTFVVLVITIVICLSHVCFGHFKYLSAHNYRIDHTEVNAVDGTQNGRPPSNASSQKSAKYIAQVLQDTSVDSEPAGDSEDMEEQGSQDEEMINAENTQDAEFQSCEDSLIENEIHQ; via the exons ATGACCCCCTTCTTCCTGGGCACGCTGGCCTCTATGGGCACCTCCGCTACCACCTCCTGCAGTGGAGCCGCCTGCAACAATGTCACCACCAAGGACTACTGCTACAGCGCCCGCATCCGCAGCACCGTACTACAGGGCCTACCCTTCGGAGGGGTGCCCACCGTGCTGGCACTGGACTTTATGTGTTTTCTG GCACTGCTCTTTGTCTTCTCTATCCTGAGGAAGGTTGCGTGGGACTACGGGCGGCTAGCGTTGGTCACCGATGCTGACAG TGTGGCCTCTGCCATGCACTCTGACAGCCATGACCGCTACGAGCGCCTGACCTCTGTCTCCAGCTCCGTGGACTTCGACCAAAGAGATAAT GGCTTCTGCTCCTGGCTGACAGCGATCTTCAGGATCAA GGACGATGAGATCCGGGAGAAGTGCGGAGCAGATGCCGTCCACTACCTGTCTTTCCAGCGCCACATCATCGGTCTATTGGTGGCAGTTGTCGTCTTGTCTGTCGGCATTGTTCTTCCTGTTAACTTCTCAGGAGACCTTCTGG AAAACAATGCCTACAGCTTCGGGAGGACGACCATCGCCAACCTGAACTCCAG aaaTAACCTGCTCTGGCTGCACACCACCTTTGCTTTCCTGTACCTGCTCCTCACCGTTTACAGCATGAGGCGGCACACTTCCAAGATGCGCTACAAGGAAGATGACTTG GTGAAGCGTACGCTCTTCATCAATGGGATATCCAAGTATGCTGAACCAGGGAAGATCAAGAAACATTTTGA AGAGGCGTACCCCAACTGCACCGTCCTCGAGGCTCGGCCGTGTTATGATGTCGCCAGACTGATGTTCCTGGATGCAGAGAG GAAAAAGGCGGAGCGCGGTCGCTTGTATTTTACTCACCTACACACCCGGGAAAACATCTCGACCTTCATCAACCCCAAACCCTGCGGTCACCTGTGCTGCTGCGTCATCAAGGGCTGCGAGCAG GTGGAGGCCATTGAATACTACACAAAACTGGAGCAACGTCTAAAGGAAGACTACAAAAAGGAGAAGGAAAAGGTCAATGAAAAGCCGCTGGGGATGGCGTTCGTCACCTTTCACAATGAGGCTGTAACTGCCCT TATCCTGAAGGATTTCAATGCCTGTAAGTGTCATGGCTGCAGCTGTCGGGGGGAACCCAAATACTCCTCCTGCAGTGAAGCTCTGCATATCCAGAACTGGACGGTGACCTATGCCCCAGACCCACAGAACATCTACTG GGAGCACCTTTCCATCCGGGGCTTCGTATGGTGGATCCGCTGCCTGATCATTAAtgtcatcctcttcctcctcctctttttccTCACCACTCCGGCCATCATTATCACCACTATGGACAAGTTTAATGTCACCAAACCTGTGGAATATTTGAAt AATCCCATCATTACTCAGTTCTTCCCTACCCTGCTGCTGTGGGCATTCTCTGCTCTCCTCCCGACCATCGTCTATTACTCGGCTTTCTTCGAAGCGCACTGGACAAG GTCGGGTGAGAATCGGACCACGATGCACAAGTGTTACACCTTCCTCATCTTTATGGTGCTTCTCCTGCCCTCACTTGGACTTAGCAG CTTGGACTTGTTTTTCCGCTGGCTCTTTGATCAGAAATTTCTGGCAGAAGCAACCATAAGATTTGA ATGTGTCTTCCTCCCAGATAATGGCGCCTTCTTTGTGAATTACGTCATCGCCTCTGCCTTCATTGGTAACGCCATGGACCTACTCCGGATCCCGGGTCTGCTGATGTACATGATTCGCTTGTGTCTGGCCAGATCTGCCGCAGAGCGCAAAAATGTGAAGCGG CATCAGGCCTATGAGTTTCAGTTTGGAGCAGCTTACGCGTGGATGATGTGTATTTTCACTGTGGTGATGACATACAGTATTGTGTGTCCCATCATTGTGCCATTTG GTCTCATGTACATGCTTCTGAAGCACCTGGTGGACCGCTATAATCTGTATTATGCCTACCTGCCCGCCAAGCTGGACAAGAAGATCCACTCGGGGGCAGTGAGTCAGGTGGTGGCAGCGCCTATCCTCTGCCTATTCtggctcctcttcttctccactGTCAGGACGG GGTTCCTGGCACCCACCTCTATGTTCACCTTCGTCGTCCTGGTGATCACCATCGTCATCTGCTTGTCACATGTCTGCTTTGGACACTTTAAGTACCTCAGCGCCCACAACTACAGG ATTGATCACACGGAGGTGAACGCTGTAGATGGGACACAGAATGGCCGTCCTCCATCCAACGCCTCTTCTCAGAAGTCAGCG AAGTATATTGCTCAGGTTCTGCAGGACACGTCGGTGGACAGTGAGCCAGCTGGTGACAGTGAGGACATGGAGGAGCAGGGATCACAGGATGAGGAAATGATCAATGCTGAAAATACGCAGGATGCTGAGTTCCAGTCGTGTGAGGACAGTCTCATCGAAAACGAGATCCACCAGTGA
- the TMEM63B gene encoding CSC1-like protein 2 isoform X1 produces the protein MTPFFLGTLASMGTSATTSCSGAACNNVTTKDYCYSARIRSTVLQGLPFGGVPTVLALDFMCFLALLFVFSILRKVAWDYGRLALVTDADRQRRLRRFQEEREYVASAMHSDSHDRYERLTSVSSSVDFDQRDNGFCSWLTAIFRIKDDEIREKCGADAVHYLSFQRHIIGLLVAVVVLSVGIVLPVNFSGDLLENNAYSFGRTTIANLNSRNNLLWLHTTFAFLYLLLTVYSMRRHTSKMRYKEDDLVKRTLFINGISKYAEPGKIKKHFEEAYPNCTVLEARPCYDVARLMFLDAERKKAERGRLYFTHLHTRENISTFINPKPCGHLCCCVIKGCEQVEAIEYYTKLEQRLKEDYKKEKEKVNEKPLGMAFVTFHNEAVTALILKDFNACKCHGCSCRGEPKYSSCSEALHIQNWTVTYAPDPQNIYWEHLSIRGFVWWIRCLIINVILFLLLFFLTTPAIIITTMDKFNVTKPVEYLNNPIITQFFPTLLLWAFSALLPTIVYYSAFFEAHWTRSGENRTTMHKCYTFLIFMVLLLPSLGLSSLDLFFRWLFDQKFLAEATIRFECVFLPDNGAFFVNYVIASAFIGNAMDLLRIPGLLMYMIRLCLARSAAERKNVKRHQAYEFQFGAAYAWMMCIFTVVMTYSIVCPIIVPFGLMYMLLKHLVDRYNLYYAYLPAKLDKKIHSGAVSQVVAAPILCLFWLLFFSTVRTGFLAPTSMFTFVVLVITIVICLSHVCFGHFKYLSAHNYRIDHTEVNAVDGTQNGRPPSNASSQKSAKYIAQVLQDTSVDSEPAGDSEDMEEQGSQDEEMINAENTQDAEFQSCEDSLIENEIHQ, from the exons ATGACCCCCTTCTTCCTGGGCACGCTGGCCTCTATGGGCACCTCCGCTACCACCTCCTGCAGTGGAGCCGCCTGCAACAATGTCACCACCAAGGACTACTGCTACAGCGCCCGCATCCGCAGCACCGTACTACAGGGCCTACCCTTCGGAGGGGTGCCCACCGTGCTGGCACTGGACTTTATGTGTTTTCTG GCACTGCTCTTTGTCTTCTCTATCCTGAGGAAGGTTGCGTGGGACTACGGGCGGCTAGCGTTGGTCACCGATGCTGACAG gcAGCGACGCCTTCGCCGGTTCCAGGAGGAGCGGGAATA TGTGGCCTCTGCCATGCACTCTGACAGCCATGACCGCTACGAGCGCCTGACCTCTGTCTCCAGCTCCGTGGACTTCGACCAAAGAGATAAT GGCTTCTGCTCCTGGCTGACAGCGATCTTCAGGATCAA GGACGATGAGATCCGGGAGAAGTGCGGAGCAGATGCCGTCCACTACCTGTCTTTCCAGCGCCACATCATCGGTCTATTGGTGGCAGTTGTCGTCTTGTCTGTCGGCATTGTTCTTCCTGTTAACTTCTCAGGAGACCTTCTGG AAAACAATGCCTACAGCTTCGGGAGGACGACCATCGCCAACCTGAACTCCAG aaaTAACCTGCTCTGGCTGCACACCACCTTTGCTTTCCTGTACCTGCTCCTCACCGTTTACAGCATGAGGCGGCACACTTCCAAGATGCGCTACAAGGAAGATGACTTG GTGAAGCGTACGCTCTTCATCAATGGGATATCCAAGTATGCTGAACCAGGGAAGATCAAGAAACATTTTGA AGAGGCGTACCCCAACTGCACCGTCCTCGAGGCTCGGCCGTGTTATGATGTCGCCAGACTGATGTTCCTGGATGCAGAGAG GAAAAAGGCGGAGCGCGGTCGCTTGTATTTTACTCACCTACACACCCGGGAAAACATCTCGACCTTCATCAACCCCAAACCCTGCGGTCACCTGTGCTGCTGCGTCATCAAGGGCTGCGAGCAG GTGGAGGCCATTGAATACTACACAAAACTGGAGCAACGTCTAAAGGAAGACTACAAAAAGGAGAAGGAAAAGGTCAATGAAAAGCCGCTGGGGATGGCGTTCGTCACCTTTCACAATGAGGCTGTAACTGCCCT TATCCTGAAGGATTTCAATGCCTGTAAGTGTCATGGCTGCAGCTGTCGGGGGGAACCCAAATACTCCTCCTGCAGTGAAGCTCTGCATATCCAGAACTGGACGGTGACCTATGCCCCAGACCCACAGAACATCTACTG GGAGCACCTTTCCATCCGGGGCTTCGTATGGTGGATCCGCTGCCTGATCATTAAtgtcatcctcttcctcctcctctttttccTCACCACTCCGGCCATCATTATCACCACTATGGACAAGTTTAATGTCACCAAACCTGTGGAATATTTGAAt AATCCCATCATTACTCAGTTCTTCCCTACCCTGCTGCTGTGGGCATTCTCTGCTCTCCTCCCGACCATCGTCTATTACTCGGCTTTCTTCGAAGCGCACTGGACAAG GTCGGGTGAGAATCGGACCACGATGCACAAGTGTTACACCTTCCTCATCTTTATGGTGCTTCTCCTGCCCTCACTTGGACTTAGCAG CTTGGACTTGTTTTTCCGCTGGCTCTTTGATCAGAAATTTCTGGCAGAAGCAACCATAAGATTTGA ATGTGTCTTCCTCCCAGATAATGGCGCCTTCTTTGTGAATTACGTCATCGCCTCTGCCTTCATTGGTAACGCCATGGACCTACTCCGGATCCCGGGTCTGCTGATGTACATGATTCGCTTGTGTCTGGCCAGATCTGCCGCAGAGCGCAAAAATGTGAAGCGG CATCAGGCCTATGAGTTTCAGTTTGGAGCAGCTTACGCGTGGATGATGTGTATTTTCACTGTGGTGATGACATACAGTATTGTGTGTCCCATCATTGTGCCATTTG GTCTCATGTACATGCTTCTGAAGCACCTGGTGGACCGCTATAATCTGTATTATGCCTACCTGCCCGCCAAGCTGGACAAGAAGATCCACTCGGGGGCAGTGAGTCAGGTGGTGGCAGCGCCTATCCTCTGCCTATTCtggctcctcttcttctccactGTCAGGACGG GGTTCCTGGCACCCACCTCTATGTTCACCTTCGTCGTCCTGGTGATCACCATCGTCATCTGCTTGTCACATGTCTGCTTTGGACACTTTAAGTACCTCAGCGCCCACAACTACAGG ATTGATCACACGGAGGTGAACGCTGTAGATGGGACACAGAATGGCCGTCCTCCATCCAACGCCTCTTCTCAGAAGTCAGCG AAGTATATTGCTCAGGTTCTGCAGGACACGTCGGTGGACAGTGAGCCAGCTGGTGACAGTGAGGACATGGAGGAGCAGGGATCACAGGATGAGGAAATGATCAATGCTGAAAATACGCAGGATGCTGAGTTCCAGTCGTGTGAGGACAGTCTCATCGAAAACGAGATCCACCAGTGA